One Halalkalicoccus sp. NIPERK01 genomic region harbors:
- a CDS encoding ATP-dependent helicase translates to MGVRERLAARGVDPEEASDLGVLDSLSPVVGEWWIDRFGEYVPQNGGVFTPPQREAIPLVREGENALICAPTGSGKTLASFTAMIDDLIERDRRDGLENSVYCLYVSPLKSLANDIHRNLDVPLSEITDRLAERDEDCEVRHAIRHGDTPDSERRRMLRETPHILNTTPETLAILLNSPKFKEKLSTVEYVIVDEIHSLAANKRGTHLSVSLERVEGIAERSPTRIGCSATVEPLDTIAEFLVGYENCETSRVSDTRTTNSEGRCASLGPRADDASRERRDPREYEIVDTRFVREFDLELACPTDDLINTPPEVVQNRFYEGLYDLVSDHENTLVFTNTRSGAERVLQNLRERFGYDETDSGCHHGSLSKEARQRVEEGLKAGELDVVTTSTSLELGIDMPHVDLVVQVGSPKSVASLLQRVGRAGHQLGRTVTGRVIALDRDELIECAVMLKKAESGFVDRVFVPEGAMDVAAQHVYGMAINGVRPEREVRATLERAYPYREFTDREWESLMRYLTADYEGMEEKNVYAKVWRDTNDPPDGEHHYEEYPVGEHLIGKRGRLARVIYMTNVGTIPDSFTCSVFTRAENERVGDLDENYLDTLDPGDVFVIGGRRFEFRYRRGSKVYVDPTSARPTVPTWFSERLPLSYDLGREILTFKRDLLERHEAGGPPAVRNWLRGFPIDDDSARALARMFDEQIRYAGPESVSTDTRLAVEEERDRAEYKRRYYVRSNYGRQFNEGFSRLLAYRCAQEANANVTVAVADNGFTLAMPLNRKIDLVGLIEGTDPDEVRDLLRDGLEGTDLLQRYFRINATRSLMILKRYKGYEKSASEQQVSSEMLLGFAGDLEGFAVLEETYREILEDKLAVSAISTVLEAIRSGEVALSIDRVDSPSPLSFGLATLSASDVVLAEDESAVLREFHERVLESIGEGERAGGALPAED, encoded by the coding sequence ATGGGAGTACGCGAGCGCCTCGCCGCCCGGGGCGTCGATCCCGAGGAGGCGAGCGACCTCGGAGTTCTCGATTCGCTCTCGCCGGTCGTCGGGGAGTGGTGGATCGACCGCTTCGGCGAGTACGTCCCGCAGAACGGCGGCGTCTTCACCCCGCCACAGCGCGAGGCCATACCCCTCGTTCGGGAGGGCGAGAACGCCCTGATCTGTGCGCCGACGGGAAGCGGGAAGACGCTCGCCTCCTTCACCGCCATGATCGACGACCTGATCGAGCGCGACCGGCGGGACGGCCTGGAGAACTCGGTGTACTGTCTGTACGTCTCACCCCTGAAGTCGCTCGCCAACGACATCCACCGCAACCTCGACGTGCCGCTCTCGGAGATCACGGATCGGCTCGCCGAACGCGACGAGGACTGCGAGGTGCGCCACGCGATCCGCCACGGCGACACGCCCGACAGCGAACGCCGGAGGATGCTTCGCGAAACCCCGCACATCCTCAACACCACCCCCGAGACGCTCGCGATCCTGCTCAACTCCCCGAAGTTCAAGGAGAAGCTCTCGACCGTGGAGTACGTGATCGTCGACGAGATCCACTCGCTGGCGGCGAACAAACGCGGCACGCACCTCTCGGTGAGCCTCGAACGCGTCGAGGGGATCGCCGAGCGCTCGCCCACCAGAATCGGCTGTTCTGCGACCGTCGAGCCGCTGGATACCATCGCGGAGTTTCTTGTGGGGTATGAGAACTGCGAGACATCGCGTGTCTCGGACACGCGAACGACGAACAGCGAGGGACGCTGCGCGTCGCTCGGCCCGCGAGCAGACGACGCGAGCCGTGAGCGACGCGATCCCCGCGAGTACGAGATCGTCGACACCCGCTTCGTCCGGGAGTTCGACCTCGAACTCGCCTGTCCGACCGACGACCTGATCAACACGCCCCCCGAGGTGGTTCAGAACCGGTTTTACGAGGGGCTCTACGATCTGGTCAGCGATCACGAGAACACCCTCGTGTTCACCAATACCCGGTCGGGCGCCGAGCGCGTCCTCCAGAACCTCCGGGAACGGTTCGGCTACGACGAAACGGACTCCGGATGCCATCACGGAAGCCTCTCGAAGGAGGCCCGCCAGCGCGTCGAGGAGGGGCTGAAGGCCGGCGAACTCGACGTGGTGACGACCTCGACCAGCCTGGAACTCGGGATCGACATGCCCCACGTCGATCTGGTAGTGCAGGTCGGCTCGCCCAAATCCGTCGCCTCGCTGCTCCAGCGGGTGGGACGGGCGGGCCATCAGTTGGGACGGACGGTCACCGGCCGAGTGATCGCGCTGGACCGCGACGAACTGATCGAGTGTGCGGTGATGCTGAAGAAGGCGGAGTCGGGTTTCGTCGACCGGGTGTTCGTCCCGGAGGGCGCGATGGACGTCGCCGCCCAGCACGTCTACGGGATGGCGATCAACGGCGTCAGACCCGAACGCGAGGTCCGGGCTACCCTCGAACGGGCCTACCCCTATCGGGAGTTCACTGATCGAGAATGGGAGTCGTTGATGCGCTATCTCACCGCCGACTACGAGGGCATGGAGGAGAAGAACGTCTACGCGAAGGTCTGGCGCGACACGAACGACCCGCCCGACGGCGAGCACCACTACGAGGAATACCCCGTGGGAGAGCACCTGATCGGCAAGCGGGGACGGCTCGCGCGGGTGATCTACATGACCAACGTCGGGACCATCCCCGACTCCTTTACCTGCAGCGTCTTCACCCGCGCCGAGAACGAACGGGTCGGCGACCTCGACGAGAACTACCTCGACACGCTCGATCCGGGCGACGTGTTCGTCATCGGAGGTCGGCGCTTCGAGTTCAGGTACAGGAGGGGCTCGAAGGTCTACGTCGACCCGACGAGCGCCCGGCCCACCGTCCCGACGTGGTTCTCCGAGCGTCTGCCGCTCTCCTACGACCTGGGCCGCGAGATACTGACGTTCAAGCGCGACCTCCTCGAACGCCACGAGGCGGGCGGCCCGCCCGCAGTCAGGAACTGGCTCCGGGGGTTCCCGATCGACGACGACAGCGCCCGTGCGCTCGCGCGGATGTTCGACGAGCAGATCCGATACGCGGGCCCCGAGAGCGTCAGCACCGATACTCGACTGGCCGTCGAGGAGGAGCGCGACCGGGCCGAGTACAAGCGCCGCTACTACGTTCGCTCGAACTACGGTCGGCAGTTCAACGAGGGCTTCTCGCGCCTGCTCGCCTACCGCTGCGCCCAGGAGGCCAACGCGAACGTCACCGTCGCGGTCGCGGACAACGGCTTCACGCTCGCGATGCCGCTCAACCGGAAGATCGATCTCGTGGGACTGATCGAGGGGACCGACCCCGACGAGGTCCGTGACCTCCTGCGGGACGGTCTGGAGGGCACCGACCTTCTACAGAGATATTTCCGGATCAACGCCACCCGCTCGCTGATGATCCTGAAACGCTACAAGGGTTACGAGAAATCGGCGAGCGAACAGCAGGTCTCGAGCGAGATGCTCCTTGGGTTCGCCGGCGATCTGGAGGGGTTCGCGGTCCTCGAGGAGACCTACCGCGAGATCCTGGAGGACAAACTCGCCGTTTCGGCGATCTCTACGGTCCTCGAGGCGATCCGATCGGGCGAGGTCGCCCTCTCGATCGATCGCGTGGATTCGCCCTCGCCGCTCTCGTTCGGCTTGGCGACGCTCTCGGCCAGCGACGTGGTGCTCGCCGAGGACGAGAGCGCGGTCCTGCGGGAGTTCCACGAGCGCGTGCTCGAATCGATCGGCGAGGGCGAGCGTGCCGGCGGCGCGCTGCCCGCCGAGGACTAG
- a CDS encoding AAA domain-containing protein, whose product MQLRGTVVSPGERRTVSTRHGERDLAEPVVRTAGGEFSVTLWGKWVETVEYLQAGMELVVTDAEETEWQGETGYATTRESYVVVEPGFLVNVTDVRSWVQCPRMYYLNKLSGVPLNYPVVKGTIVHEVFGDLLRGADFEEAVADRVDEAGLELGLLDRDPEEVREEVRRNARAIDGWLSQGTLDTEDSWRSEYTLISERFGIKGRADALRRGMPVELKTGKNTNREPRFPDKIQAACYALLLEERGGVGDGAATDGGAPDTGTLLYTKNTALDRNEETGDLSPAKEFSIGRGLLEFVVRTRNEIAAMEFDSGVPTGYEANAKCEYCFERDTCMVISGRLDQESKAGKIGSALPERERAYFERMYEAVERERRAAHREYAKLWEQSPEERADDDRALIGLEPVGERMREDGRWELRARPTGAVSKIREGDVALASDGDPISGHAELARVEQLGDEIVVTTDEPIALKRLDVYPSDMSASGMLTALHDALLKGEKRRKDLLFGDATPEFETIEEEFIANNAAQNEAVSRAVGAEDFALIHGPPGTGKTYTIARAIRALVERGERVLLSAFTNRAVDNALEALSDQGFTDFVRVGTEHGVREDMQPYRLDGRGDPADLAGTLREAPVVASTTASCGSRVMREQRFDVALVDEASQLTEPATLAAINRAKRFVLVGDHHQLPPVVQSEGDAGEESADLSRSLFERLIGEHPEAGVMLERQYRMAQRIQAFSSREFYDGKLRPATGAVAAQRIGDLEGVSADAIPEELHDPVAFVDCAGDDAAHTDAEETARIAELVERYVAAGVAHERIGVIAPFRAQVATISRAVREGVTVDTVDRFQGSSEEVILVSFVATTPADLEGPIFDDYRRLNVALTRAKKSLVLVGTRDALESDPLYGRMVDWASR is encoded by the coding sequence GTGCAGCTACGCGGCACGGTCGTTTCGCCCGGCGAGAGACGGACCGTCAGCACCCGCCACGGCGAACGCGACCTCGCGGAACCGGTGGTCCGAACCGCCGGAGGCGAGTTCTCGGTCACGCTGTGGGGCAAGTGGGTCGAGACCGTCGAGTACCTCCAAGCGGGCATGGAACTGGTCGTCACCGACGCCGAGGAGACGGAATGGCAGGGTGAGACGGGGTACGCGACCACGCGCGAGTCGTACGTGGTCGTCGAACCCGGCTTCCTGGTGAACGTCACCGATGTCCGCTCGTGGGTGCAGTGTCCTCGGATGTACTACCTCAACAAGCTCTCGGGCGTTCCGCTGAACTACCCCGTGGTTAAGGGGACGATCGTCCACGAGGTGTTCGGCGACCTCCTGCGCGGGGCGGACTTCGAGGAGGCCGTCGCGGATCGCGTCGATGAGGCCGGATTGGAACTCGGCCTGCTGGATCGCGACCCCGAGGAAGTACGAGAAGAAGTCAGACGGAACGCCCGCGCGATCGACGGCTGGCTCTCGCAGGGCACCCTGGATACCGAGGACTCGTGGCGCTCTGAGTACACCCTGATCAGCGAGCGCTTCGGGATCAAGGGCCGGGCCGACGCCCTCAGGAGGGGGATGCCGGTCGAACTCAAGACGGGGAAGAACACGAACCGCGAACCGCGCTTTCCCGACAAGATCCAGGCGGCCTGCTACGCGCTCCTGTTGGAGGAACGGGGCGGCGTCGGCGACGGGGCGGCGACGGACGGCGGAGCGCCCGACACCGGGACCCTGCTCTACACGAAGAACACCGCGCTCGATCGCAACGAGGAGACGGGCGACCTCTCGCCGGCCAAGGAGTTCTCGATCGGTCGCGGCCTCCTCGAATTCGTCGTGCGAACCCGAAACGAGATCGCGGCCATGGAGTTCGATTCGGGGGTACCCACGGGCTACGAGGCCAACGCCAAGTGCGAGTACTGCTTCGAACGCGACACCTGCATGGTCATCTCCGGACGGCTCGATCAGGAGTCGAAGGCCGGGAAGATCGGGAGCGCGCTACCCGAACGCGAACGCGCGTACTTCGAGCGGATGTACGAGGCGGTCGAGCGCGAGCGCCGGGCGGCCCACCGCGAGTACGCGAAGCTCTGGGAGCAGAGCCCCGAGGAGCGCGCCGACGACGACCGGGCGCTGATCGGCCTCGAACCCGTCGGCGAGCGGATGCGCGAGGACGGGCGCTGGGAGCTTCGCGCACGGCCGACGGGAGCGGTCTCGAAGATCCGCGAGGGCGACGTGGCGCTGGCGAGCGACGGCGATCCCATCTCGGGGCACGCCGAACTCGCGCGCGTCGAGCAGTTGGGAGACGAGATCGTCGTCACCACGGACGAGCCGATCGCCCTGAAACGCCTCGACGTCTACCCCTCCGACATGAGCGCGAGCGGGATGCTCACGGCGCTGCACGACGCCCTGCTGAAGGGCGAGAAGCGCCGCAAGGACCTGCTCTTTGGCGACGCAACCCCCGAGTTCGAGACGATCGAGGAGGAGTTCATCGCGAACAACGCCGCCCAGAACGAGGCGGTATCGCGGGCGGTCGGCGCGGAGGACTTCGCGCTGATCCACGGCCCGCCGGGCACCGGCAAGACCTACACCATCGCCCGGGCGATCCGCGCACTCGTAGAGCGCGGCGAGCGCGTCCTCCTGTCGGCGTTCACCAACCGCGCGGTCGACAACGCGCTGGAGGCGCTTTCCGACCAGGGCTTCACCGACTTCGTTCGCGTCGGCACCGAACACGGCGTGCGCGAGGACATGCAACCCTACCGCCTCGACGGTCGGGGCGACCCCGCCGACCTCGCGGGCACCCTCCGGGAGGCGCCCGTGGTCGCCTCGACGACCGCCAGCTGTGGCTCGCGCGTCATGCGCGAACAGCGCTTCGACGTGGCGCTCGTCGACGAGGCCTCCCAACTGACGGAGCCCGCGACGCTCGCGGCGATAAATCGAGCGAAACGGTTCGTCCTCGTGGGCGATCACCACCAGTTGCCGCCGGTCGTCCAGTCCGAGGGCGACGCGGGCGAGGAAAGCGCGGACCTCTCGCGGTCGCTGTTCGAGCGGCTGATCGGCGAGCACCCCGAAGCGGGCGTCATGCTCGAACGCCAGTACCGGATGGCCCAGCGCATCCAGGCCTTTTCCTCGCGGGAGTTCTACGACGGAAAACTCAGACCCGCCACGGGAGCCGTCGCCGCCCAGCGGATCGGCGACCTGGAGGGCGTTTCCGCGGACGCCATCCCCGAGGAACTCCACGATCCCGTCGCCTTCGTCGACTGTGCGGGCGACGACGCGGCCCACACCGACGCCGAGGAGACCGCGCGGATCGCCGAGTTGGTCGAGCGATACGTCGCGGCGGGGGTCGCCCACGAACGGATCGGCGTCATTGCGCCGTTTCGCGCGCAGGTCGCGACGATCTCGCGGGCCGTTCGTGAGGGTGTGACGGTCGACACGGTCGACCGGTTCCAGGGGTCGAGCGAGGAGGTGATCCTCGTCTCCTTCGTCGCCACCACTCCCGCCGATCTGGAGGGACCGATCTTCGACGACTACCGCCGGCTGAACGTCGCGCTCACACGGGCGAAGAAGTCGCTGGTGCTCGTGGGCACGCGAGACGCGCTCGAGTCCGACCCCCTCTACGGGCGGATGGTCGACTGGGCGAGTCGCTAG
- a CDS encoding NUDIX domain-containing protein encodes MYGPGAAYSQKAYAYVTRSTGDGRQLLVFRERADPDAGVQVPKGGIDDGERPCRAVRRELREEAGLNHDRPVYHVASDRYRRSDGKRVARHFFHFPVEEARDEWAHEVTGGGEDDGLIYDLFWRPLPLADRLAAGMDAYLPLVE; translated from the coding sequence ATGTACGGTCCGGGGGCGGCCTACAGCCAGAAGGCCTACGCGTACGTGACGAGATCGACCGGCGACGGTCGACAGCTACTGGTCTTCCGGGAGCGCGCGGACCCCGACGCCGGGGTGCAGGTCCCCAAGGGCGGGATCGACGACGGGGAGCGCCCCTGTCGCGCGGTCAGGCGCGAGTTGCGCGAGGAGGCGGGGCTGAACCACGACCGCCCGGTCTACCACGTCGCCTCGGACCGCTACCGCCGGTCGGACGGGAAGCGCGTCGCCCGACACTTCTTTCACTTCCCGGTCGAGGAGGCCCGCGACGAGTGGGCCCACGAGGTGACCGGCGGCGGCGAGGACGACGGCCTGATCTACGACCTGTTCTGGCGCCCCCTCCCGCTCGCCGACCGCCTCGCCGCCGGGATGGACGCGTACCTCCCGCTCGTCGAGTAA
- a CDS encoding nuclear transport factor 2 family protein, with protein sequence MSAEETIEGYYDALRAEEPLVPYFAEGETVKVGISERLVGFERVAEGLREQTETTSDWVVESRDLHVAERESVAWFADEVRMAWTTDEGERHDFETRWSGTLERREEGWRFVGMHVSVPREL encoded by the coding sequence ATGAGCGCCGAGGAGACGATCGAGGGGTACTACGACGCGCTCCGAGCCGAGGAGCCGCTGGTCCCGTACTTCGCCGAGGGAGAGACGGTGAAAGTCGGCATCTCCGAGCGCCTCGTCGGCTTCGAACGGGTCGCCGAGGGACTGCGCGAGCAGACCGAGACCACGAGCGACTGGGTCGTCGAGAGCCGCGACCTGCACGTGGCCGAGCGCGAGTCCGTCGCGTGGTTCGCCGACGAGGTCCGGATGGCGTGGACCACCGACGAGGGCGAACGACACGACTTCGAGACGCGCTGGAGCGGGACGCTCGAACGGCGGGAGGAGGGGTGGCGATTCGTCGGGATGCACGTCAGCGTTCCGCGGGAGCTGTGA
- a CDS encoding zinc-dependent metalloprotease — translation MNFLRSLRTISRASGDGPVDWAAVGAAAKDVTSPGSVDLTEGEIEGYRGDVKAARRSIREVAAVSFDLPKTIEIQNRHHWIDANVSTFRRVMAPIEAHTDVFFPDASRVLNTGSTTLMLSFLGKNVLGQYDPLLLAEGDAGHALYFVHPNIRRVATELDVDEERFRRWIAFHEVAHAAEFGAAPWLSSYLESGMERGIEALANGSLDREAFRELDAAMTAVEGYAELIMDRAFDDEYADLREKVEERRRGGGPLAQLVRRMLGLGLKRRQYERGKAFFEAVADARGIEGASVVWDSPETLPTSEELDAPEKWLARVG, via the coding sequence GTGAACTTCCTTCGCAGTCTCCGTACTATTTCGCGGGCCTCGGGCGACGGCCCCGTCGACTGGGCCGCCGTCGGAGCGGCCGCAAAGGACGTCACTTCGCCGGGCTCGGTCGACCTCACCGAGGGGGAGATCGAGGGCTATCGCGGCGACGTCAAGGCCGCTCGCCGCTCCATCCGTGAGGTCGCGGCCGTCTCCTTCGACCTGCCCAAAACCATCGAGATCCAGAATCGCCACCACTGGATCGACGCCAACGTCTCGACGTTCCGCCGGGTGATGGCCCCCATCGAGGCCCACACCGACGTCTTCTTCCCCGACGCCTCGCGGGTGCTGAACACCGGGTCGACGACGCTCATGCTCTCGTTTCTCGGGAAGAACGTGCTGGGCCAGTACGACCCCCTCCTGCTGGCGGAGGGCGACGCGGGCCACGCGCTGTACTTCGTCCACCCGAACATCCGCCGGGTGGCGACGGAACTCGACGTCGACGAGGAGCGCTTCCGGCGGTGGATCGCCTTCCACGAGGTCGCCCACGCCGCCGAGTTCGGCGCGGCCCCGTGGCTCTCGTCGTACCTCGAGTCGGGGATGGAACGCGGCATCGAGGCGCTCGCGAACGGCTCGCTCGACCGCGAGGCCTTCCGCGAACTCGACGCGGCGATGACCGCCGTCGAGGGCTACGCCGAACTGATCATGGATCGCGCGTTCGACGACGAGTACGCCGACCTGCGCGAGAAGGTCGAGGAGCGCCGTCGCGGCGGCGGCCCGCTCGCCCAACTGGTGCGCCGGATGCTCGGACTCGGTCTCAAGCGCCGCCAGTACGAGCGCGGAAAGGCCTTCTTCGAGGCCGTCGCCGACGCCCGGGGGATCGAGGGCGCGAGCGTCGTCTGGGACTCGCCCGAGACGCTGCCGACGAGCGAGGAACTCGACGCACCCGAGAAATGGCTCGCGCGCGTCGGCTAG
- a CDS encoding M20/M25/M40 family metallo-hydrolase, translating to MDDRQRAFLDDLLATPSPSGFETEGQRVWIDAVSEVADEVRTDAYGNAVAVIEGGPTEIAVVGHADQIGYIVRRIDDDGYLHLGPIGGVDRTVSRGQYVTVHADSGTVPGVIGQTAIHLREGDEEYDEIRDQKVDIGAADGEAARELVSVGDPITVESRVSDLQGSRLAASGLDNRVGTWTAAEVLRAVTDADVEPTVYAVSTIQEELGVRGAEMVGFDLSPDAAIAVDVTHASDGADAPADRGGDIDLGAGPVIGRGSANHPALVDALRAAASEAGIGVQLEALGTATGTDADAFYTARGGIPSVNLGIPNRYMHTPVEVIDTADLLDSVALLSAFLGRTAGDEGFGVEV from the coding sequence ATGGACGACCGCCAACGCGCCTTCCTCGACGACCTGCTCGCGACGCCCTCCCCGTCGGGGTTCGAGACCGAGGGACAGCGCGTCTGGATCGACGCCGTGAGCGAGGTCGCCGACGAGGTCCGAACCGACGCCTACGGCAACGCCGTCGCCGTCATCGAGGGCGGCCCCACGGAGATCGCGGTCGTCGGCCACGCCGACCAGATCGGCTACATCGTCCGGCGGATCGACGACGACGGCTACCTGCACCTCGGGCCGATCGGCGGCGTCGACAGGACCGTCTCGCGGGGCCAGTACGTCACGGTTCACGCCGATTCGGGGACGGTTCCGGGCGTGATCGGCCAGACGGCGATCCACCTGCGCGAGGGCGACGAGGAGTACGACGAGATCCGCGACCAGAAGGTCGATATCGGCGCGGCGGACGGCGAGGCCGCCCGCGAACTCGTCTCGGTGGGCGACCCGATCACGGTCGAATCACGGGTTAGTGACCTGCAGGGGAGCAGACTGGCCGCGAGCGGGCTGGACAACCGCGTCGGGACGTGGACCGCCGCGGAGGTCCTGCGGGCGGTCACGGACGCCGACGTCGAACCGACCGTCTACGCCGTGAGCACGATCCAGGAGGAACTCGGGGTACGCGGTGCGGAGATGGTCGGGTTCGACCTGTCGCCCGACGCCGCCATCGCCGTCGACGTGACCCACGCGAGCGACGGCGCGGACGCCCCCGCCGACCGCGGCGGCGACATCGACCTCGGGGCCGGGCCGGTGATCGGGCGGGGGAGCGCGAACCACCCGGCGCTGGTCGACGCGCTCAGGGCGGCGGCGAGCGAGGCGGGGATCGGGGTACAGCTGGAGGCCCTCGGGACCGCGACCGGCACCGACGCGGACGCCTTCTACACCGCCCGCGGCGGGATTCCGTCCGTGAACCTCGGGATTCCCAACCGGTACATGCACACGCCGGTCGAGGTGATCGACACCGCGGACCTGCTGGATTCGGTGGCGCTGCTCTCGGCGTTCCTCGGTCGGACGGCGGGCGACGAGGGGTTCGGCGTCGAGGTGTAA
- a CDS encoding LSM domain-containing protein: MSGRPLDVLEAAIGDVVTVRLKDGEEFVGTLTGYDQHMNVVVEDDDNTTIIRGDNVVSITP, translated from the coding sequence ATGAGTGGACGCCCGCTTGACGTGCTCGAGGCCGCGATCGGCGACGTCGTCACCGTGCGCCTGAAGGACGGCGAGGAGTTCGTCGGCACCCTGACGGGGTACGACCAGCACATGAACGTCGTCGTCGAGGACGACGACAACACAACCATTATACGCGGCGATAACGTCGTTTCGATAACTCCATGA
- a CDS encoding 50S ribosomal protein L37e: protein MTGAGTPSQGKKNITTHVKCRRCGEKSYHVKKKVCASCGFGESKKRRSYEWQGKTGDN from the coding sequence ATGACCGGTGCAGGCACCCCGAGCCAGGGCAAGAAGAACATCACCACCCACGTCAAGTGTCGGCGCTGTGGTGAGAAGTCGTATCACGTGAAAAAGAAGGTCTGTGCCTCGTGTGGCTTCGGCGAGTCGAAGAAACGCCGGAGCTACGAGTGGCAGGGCAAGACCGGCGACAACTGA
- the purF gene encoding amidophosphoribosyltransferase: protein MDTGQVADGPTEKCGVVGVSFRGRDAARPLYYSLYALQHRGQESAGIVTHDGFQQHSHVGMGLVGDAFSEGDLDELNGRTGIGHVRYPTAGSVDSSCAQPFSVSFKSGSLGLSHNGNLVNADEIRDELAGMGHAFTSDGDTEVIAHDLARNLLDEDLIQAVKHTMGRIHGSYSLAISHDDTVLGLRDPEGNRPLCIGRVEDGYMVASESAAIDTLDGELVRDVRPGELVVLSPDGFDSYQLVEREHTAHCFFEHVYFARPDSVIDDNLVYEVRRELGRRLWDESGIETDVVMPVPDSGRAFASGYAEASDGVEFAEGLMKNRYVGRTFIMPTQDERERAVRLKLNPIRSTVEGKSVTLIDDSIVRGTTSNQLVSLLREAGATGVHLRIGAPPITAPCYMGIDMATREELIAAGGSVEDVEEEIGADSLAYLSIDAIAEALGEARADLCLGCVTGEYPYEISGEETDRDVERPAVGDRELPADG from the coding sequence ATGGACACGGGCCAGGTCGCCGACGGGCCGACCGAGAAGTGTGGCGTCGTCGGCGTCTCCTTCCGGGGCCGCGACGCCGCGCGGCCGCTGTACTACTCGCTGTACGCGCTGCAACACCGCGGGCAGGAGTCGGCCGGGATCGTCACCCACGACGGCTTCCAGCAGCACAGCCACGTCGGGATGGGCCTCGTGGGCGACGCCTTCTCGGAGGGCGATCTCGACGAACTCAACGGCCGGACGGGGATCGGCCACGTCCGGTATCCCACGGCGGGGAGCGTCGACTCCTCGTGTGCACAGCCCTTCTCGGTCTCGTTCAAGAGCGGGTCGCTCGGGCTCTCTCACAACGGAAACCTCGTCAACGCCGACGAGATCCGCGACGAACTCGCCGGAATGGGCCACGCCTTCACGTCCGACGGGGACACCGAGGTGATCGCCCACGACCTGGCGCGAAACCTCCTGGACGAGGACCTGATCCAGGCGGTCAAACACACGATGGGGCGAATTCACGGCTCGTACTCGCTCGCGATCTCCCACGACGACACCGTCCTCGGCCTGCGCGATCCAGAGGGGAACCGACCGCTGTGTATCGGGAGGGTCGAGGACGGCTACATGGTCGCCTCCGAGTCGGCCGCGATCGACACGCTCGACGGCGAACTCGTCCGGGACGTCCGCCCCGGCGAACTCGTCGTGCTCTCGCCCGACGGCTTCGACTCCTACCAGCTCGTCGAGCGCGAGCACACCGCCCACTGCTTCTTCGAACACGTCTACTTCGCCCGGCCCGACAGCGTGATCGACGACAACCTCGTCTACGAGGTGCGCCGCGAGCTGGGGAGACGGCTCTGGGACGAGAGCGGGATCGAGACGGACGTCGTGATGCCGGTCCCGGACTCGGGACGGGCCTTTGCCTCGGGCTACGCGGAGGCCTCCGACGGGGTGGAGTTCGCGGAGGGATTGATGAAGAACCGCTACGTCGGCCGGACGTTCATCATGCCGACGCAGGACGAACGCGAGCGTGCGGTGCGACTGAAGCTCAACCCGATCCGGTCGACCGTCGAGGGCAAGTCGGTGACGCTGATCGACGACAGCATCGTCCGGGGGACGACCTCGAACCAGCTCGTCTCGCTGCTTCGAGAGGCCGGCGCGACGGGGGTCCACCTCCGGATCGGCGCGCCACCCATCACCGCCCCCTGCTACATGGGGATCGACATGGCCACCCGCGAGGAACTGATCGCCGCCGGCGGGTCGGTCGAGGACGTCGAGGAGGAGATCGGTGCCGACAGCCTCGCGTACCTCTCGATCGACGCCATCGCCGAGGCGCTCGGCGAGGCGCGCGCGGACCTCTGTCTGGGCTGTGTCACGGGCGAATACCCCTACGAGATCAGTGGGGAAGAGACCGACCGCGACGTCGAGCGCCCGGCCGTCGGCGATCGCGAACTCCCAGCCGACGGCTGA
- a CDS encoding DUF420 domain-containing protein — protein sequence MQRQVRAHVPELTGALTTVSLALVFGAALGYIPSALVPPAPDWVVTAIPHVNAVVSLTAIATISLGWYWIRRGRVARHRLAMFASTGLFAGFLALYLYRLILLGGPEPFPGPETVYRFVYLPLLGVHILLAVICIPLVYYVLLLAFSYSVGELGRTRHPTVGRIAASLWLISFSLGVAVYTLLHVVY from the coding sequence ATGCAACGGCAGGTCCGCGCACACGTGCCCGAGTTGACGGGCGCGTTGACGACCGTCTCGCTCGCGCTCGTCTTCGGGGCCGCCCTCGGCTACATCCCGAGCGCCCTCGTTCCCCCGGCCCCGGACTGGGTCGTGACCGCGATCCCGCACGTGAACGCCGTCGTCAGCCTCACCGCGATCGCCACCATCTCGCTGGGGTGGTACTGGATCCGCCGGGGACGGGTCGCGCGCCACCGACTCGCCATGTTCGCCTCGACCGGCCTGTTCGCCGGCTTTCTCGCCCTCTATCTCTACCGGCTGATCCTCTTAGGGGGTCCCGAACCGTTTCCCGGCCCCGAAACGGTCTACCGGTTCGTCTACCTCCCGCTTTTGGGGGTGCATATCCTGCTCGCGGTGATCTGTATCCCGCTGGTCTACTACGTCCTCCTGCTCGCCTTCTCGTACTCGGTCGGCGAACTCGGGCGTACGCGCCACCCGACCGTCGGGCGGATCGCCGCCTCGCTCTGGCTGATATCCTTCAGCCTCGGCGTCGCCGTCTACACGCTGCTTCACGTCGTCTACTGA